One genomic region from Kamptonema formosum PCC 6407 encodes:
- the frr gene encoding ribosome recycling factor, translating to MKLAEAEDHMQKAVESTQRSFNTIRTGRANASLLDRVMVDYYGSPTPIKSLASISTPDASTINIQPFDRKTINLIEKAISLSDVGLTPSNDGSVIRLNIPPLTTDRRLELVKLAAKFSEEGKVSIRNIRRDAVESIRKQEKSSELSKDEARDLQDKMQKLTDKYIAKIEEVLAAKEKDIKTV from the coding sequence GTGAAGTTAGCTGAAGCTGAAGATCATATGCAGAAGGCAGTTGAGTCCACTCAACGGTCTTTTAATACCATTAGGACGGGACGCGCCAACGCCTCTCTCCTCGATCGCGTGATGGTAGATTATTATGGATCTCCAACTCCGATTAAATCTCTTGCTAGCATCAGTACACCGGATGCTAGTACGATTAATATTCAACCCTTTGACCGCAAAACGATTAACCTCATCGAGAAAGCAATTTCTCTGTCAGATGTGGGGCTTACTCCTAGTAATGACGGTTCCGTTATTCGCTTGAATATTCCACCGCTAACCACCGATCGCCGTCTGGAATTGGTAAAACTTGCCGCTAAGTTTTCTGAAGAAGGCAAAGTTTCCATCCGTAATATCCGCCGCGATGCTGTAGAGTCGATTCGCAAGCAGGAAAAGAGCAGCGAACTCTCTAAAGATGAAGCGCGTGATTTGCAAGACAAAATGCAAAAATTGACTGACAAGTACATTGCCAAAATTGAGGAAGTGCTTGCAGCCAAAGAAAAAGATATCAAGACGGTTTAG
- the pyrH gene encoding UMP kinase: protein MGIVYRRVLLKVSGEALMGTLGYGIDPIVVQEIAQEVAEVVSHGIQVAIVVGGGNIFRGVKAAAAGMDRATADYVGMIATVMNAITLQDALEQAGVPTRVQTAIAMQEVAEPYIRRRAIRHLEKNRAVIFGAGSGNPFFTTDTTAALRAAEIDAEVIFKATKVDGIYDADPHLNPDARRYKTLTYGHVLTHDLRVMDSTAIALCKENNIPIIVFDLSVRGNIYRAVMGESIGTLVGGSCEVS from the coding sequence ATGGGGATAGTATATCGGCGGGTTTTGCTAAAAGTGAGTGGTGAAGCCTTAATGGGAACTCTAGGCTACGGCATAGATCCTATAGTTGTTCAGGAAATCGCTCAGGAAGTAGCCGAAGTCGTGTCTCACGGCATTCAGGTGGCAATCGTCGTCGGCGGCGGTAATATTTTTCGCGGCGTGAAGGCGGCGGCAGCAGGTATGGATCGGGCAACAGCAGATTATGTGGGCATGATTGCAACAGTGATGAATGCCATTACTTTACAAGATGCCCTCGAACAAGCGGGAGTGCCAACTAGAGTGCAAACTGCGATCGCCATGCAGGAAGTAGCTGAACCTTATATTCGCCGTCGGGCCATCCGTCACCTAGAAAAAAACCGTGCGGTTATTTTCGGTGCGGGTTCTGGCAATCCGTTTTTTACCACCGATACAACAGCAGCTTTACGAGCCGCTGAAATTGATGCGGAGGTAATTTTTAAAGCCACTAAAGTTGATGGTATCTACGATGCAGATCCCCATCTCAACCCAGACGCACGCCGCTACAAAACTCTCACCTATGGTCATGTCTTGACTCACGACTTACGGGTGATGGATAGTACCGCGATCGCGCTCTGCAAAGAAAATAACATTCCTATTATTGTATTTGACCTATCGGTACGCGGAAATATCTACCGCGCCGTGATGGGAGAATCTATTGGAACTCTTGTGGGAGGTTCTTGTGAAGTTAGCTGA
- a CDS encoding thioredoxin family protein, with translation MSLLMETTGTPIDGYAPDFELPGVDDEVHHLARYLERFRVVGVIFMCNHCPYVHLYLNRLKQIQADFQTQQVTLIGINANDAIQYPDDSFENMKTFATNNELNFPYIRDVTQDVGQSFGAQTTPQVFLLDKDGKLRYKGLIDDNANDPAGVQVQYLRNAIAQLLNGEPVTPTSTEAIGCSVKWRNG, from the coding sequence ATGAGTTTATTAATGGAAACAACAGGTACTCCTATTGACGGCTACGCTCCTGATTTTGAACTGCCGGGAGTTGATGATGAAGTTCACCATTTAGCTCGATATCTAGAAAGATTTCGAGTCGTGGGCGTAATATTTATGTGCAATCACTGTCCTTACGTGCATTTGTATTTAAATCGCCTAAAACAAATCCAAGCAGATTTTCAAACTCAACAAGTTACTTTAATTGGGATTAATGCTAATGATGCAATTCAATATCCCGATGACAGTTTCGAGAATATGAAAACCTTTGCGACTAACAATGAATTGAATTTCCCATACATCCGAGACGTTACTCAGGATGTTGGTCAAAGCTTCGGAGCTCAGACAACACCGCAGGTTTTTTTACTAGACAAAGATGGGAAACTGCGTTACAAGGGTTTGATTGACGACAACGCCAACGATCCAGCAGGGGTACAGGTGCAATATTTACGCAATGCGATCGCCCAACTGCTGAATGGCGAACCCGTGACCCCTACCTCTACTGAAGCGATCGGCTGTTCTGTTAAATGGCGTAATGGTTAG
- the speB gene encoding agmatinase codes for MPTTIATTSVVPFLGSEIVPDYDQAHVVILPIPYEATTTYRRGCENGPAALLEASHQLECYDEELDREICYDVGIYTNYPIADTRNGQRVSSLEMLQVTQKTIQQLIAENKFVIAIGGEHSITAGVVEAYRLSYPDEPFTVIQIDAHGDLRHEYEGSIYNHACVMRRIVDMGLPTLQIGIRAICKEEADLIKEKQLNVIRAREIATQPDWMERAFSSIKTRRVFLTIDLDGIDPTLIPGVGTPEPGGLNWYSLTGFLRRLCESYEVLGCDIMELAPVVDSVVSEFTAAKLTYKLIGYQALAKGW; via the coding sequence ATGCCGACCACGATCGCTACCACTTCAGTTGTACCATTTCTAGGGTCTGAAATCGTACCAGACTACGATCAAGCCCACGTCGTGATTTTACCAATCCCTTACGAAGCCACAACCACCTATCGACGAGGCTGCGAAAACGGGCCGGCAGCACTTCTAGAAGCATCCCATCAACTTGAATGCTACGATGAGGAACTAGATAGAGAAATCTGCTACGATGTAGGTATTTATACTAACTACCCAATTGCAGATACTCGTAACGGTCAGCGAGTATCCTCGTTGGAAATGCTGCAAGTAACTCAAAAAACCATACAGCAGCTTATTGCCGAAAACAAATTTGTCATCGCTATCGGCGGCGAACACAGCATCACGGCCGGAGTAGTCGAAGCTTACCGTCTATCCTATCCTGATGAACCTTTCACAGTCATTCAAATTGATGCTCATGGCGATCTCCGCCACGAGTATGAAGGCTCTATTTACAATCATGCCTGCGTCATGCGGCGGATAGTTGATATGGGTTTGCCAACACTGCAAATTGGCATTCGTGCCATTTGTAAGGAGGAAGCAGATTTAATTAAGGAGAAACAGTTAAATGTAATTCGGGCAAGGGAAATAGCCACACAGCCAGATTGGATGGAACGTGCATTTTCAAGTATTAAAACTCGCCGGGTGTTTCTGACTATCGATCTAGACGGTATCGACCCCACTTTAATACCAGGAGTAGGAACCCCGGAACCGGGCGGACTAAACTGGTATTCCCTCACGGGATTTTTGCGCCGCCTCTGCGAATCCTACGAAGTCCTTGGCTGTGACATTATGGAATTAGCACCAGTTGTAGATTCCGTAGTATCAGAATTTACAGCAGCCAAACTGACTTATAAACTAATTGGATATCAAGCTTTGGCTAAAGGCTGGTAA
- a CDS encoding alpha/beta fold hydrolase: MIATLPTSQTWTWRGFPISYQAQGQEGPAVVFVHGFGASCGHWRKNLSVLAANCRCYAIDLIGFGGSAKPKPKTEIDYTFETWGEQIADFCKEVVGGPVFLVGNSIGCVAAMQAAVDFPEIVLGVALLNCSLRLLHDRKRAELAWYRRMGIPIAQNVLNINWISQLFFKQLARPKTVRSILLKAYKRSEAVTDELIDMIMIPALDSGAVDVFIAFTSYSSGPLAEDLLPRLSCPALILWGADDPWEPIELGRELANFPCVEKFVELAGVGHCPQDEAPELVNPVLWDFIRKIGI, encoded by the coding sequence ATGATAGCAACTTTACCTACATCTCAAACCTGGACATGGCGAGGCTTTCCCATTTCCTACCAAGCTCAAGGTCAAGAAGGGCCGGCAGTGGTATTCGTACACGGTTTTGGTGCATCCTGCGGCCACTGGCGCAAAAATCTCTCAGTATTGGCCGCGAATTGTCGCTGCTACGCCATTGATTTAATTGGCTTTGGCGGTTCTGCTAAACCTAAGCCCAAAACTGAAATTGATTATACCTTTGAAACTTGGGGCGAACAAATTGCTGATTTCTGTAAAGAAGTTGTCGGTGGGCCAGTATTTTTAGTAGGAAACTCGATTGGCTGTGTCGCAGCAATGCAGGCGGCTGTGGATTTTCCCGAAATAGTTTTGGGTGTAGCTTTACTCAATTGTTCTTTGCGACTACTGCACGATCGCAAACGCGCTGAGCTAGCTTGGTATCGGCGCATGGGCATACCTATTGCACAGAATGTTCTTAATATCAACTGGATCAGTCAACTATTTTTTAAGCAATTAGCAAGGCCGAAAACTGTGCGATCGATTTTACTAAAAGCTTACAAACGTTCTGAGGCAGTGACAGATGAATTAATAGATATGATTATGATACCGGCGCTAGATAGCGGAGCAGTAGATGTATTTATCGCATTTACGAGTTATTCTTCTGGCCCCTTAGCGGAGGATTTACTTCCCCGATTGAGTTGTCCAGCTTTGATTTTATGGGGTGCAGATGACCCTTGGGAGCCGATAGAATTGGGGCGAGAGTTGGCAAATTTTCCTTGTGTTGAAAAATTTGTGGAGTTGGCGGGTGTGGGCCATTGTCCGCAAGATGAAGCTCCTGAGTTGGTAAATCCGGTTTTGTGGGATTTTATTAGGAAAATTGGGATCTGA
- a CDS encoding phosphatase PAP2 family protein — translation MVINGTSSFDYLQGTVESDSLVAFEGNDIVYGDKGDDAIAGGDGKDKLNAGQGNDLIDGGADDDIIWGAKGNDRILGEAGNDTLIGGKGSDTLTGGEGNNIFGIAIEGCGCQTITKADYITDFKNGSDILRLLNGVKYEDLNIFQGTGANSNNTIIRDKLTGEYMAVLQGVNANTITQNNFVTFTSGTVVTDWNTILLDAVRTGGTPPPIAARNMAMVHTAIYNAVNATDRSHSTYKVELEAPGGASIEAAAAAAANRVLTSLYPAQKAKFDAAIASSLATIPNKQAKTDGIAVGLSAADQIIALRSQDGTSKALTYTPTNNPGEWVPTPPAFANSLLPQWPDVDCFAMTSGSQFRPSGPPALDSAEYAEEVNFVKEIGKKDSLTRSPDQTAIAKFWADGAGTFTPPGHWNQIAQQSSVLAENSLEENARLFALLNIGLADAGICAWDAKYEYILWRPLTAIREAEKDGNPATLTDSQWEPLLTTPPFPEYTSGHSTFSGAADAILSSFFGEDFCFVDVGDPSVNSLRKFDSFESAADQAGMSRLYGGIHFMSANRDGLATGRDLGNYVVQNFLV, via the coding sequence ATGGTAATTAATGGTACTTCAAGTTTTGACTATCTCCAGGGAACAGTAGAATCAGATAGCCTTGTGGCTTTTGAGGGCAATGATATAGTTTACGGCGACAAGGGAGATGATGCGATCGCAGGCGGCGATGGCAAAGACAAGCTCAACGCCGGTCAAGGTAACGATCTCATCGACGGTGGCGCCGACGATGACATCATCTGGGGAGCAAAGGGCAACGATCGCATTTTAGGCGAAGCAGGTAATGATACTCTCATCGGTGGCAAAGGCAGCGATACCCTCACTGGCGGGGAAGGAAATAATATCTTTGGTATTGCCATTGAAGGCTGCGGCTGTCAAACGATTACCAAAGCCGACTACATTACTGATTTTAAAAATGGCAGCGATATCCTGCGCTTACTTAACGGAGTTAAGTACGAAGATTTAAACATCTTTCAAGGTACAGGTGCTAACAGTAACAATACCATTATTCGCGACAAACTTACCGGCGAGTATATGGCAGTCCTACAAGGAGTTAATGCCAATACAATTACCCAAAATAACTTTGTAACTTTCACGTCAGGTACAGTTGTAACTGACTGGAATACAATCCTACTAGACGCAGTGCGAACAGGTGGCACTCCGCCTCCCATAGCGGCCCGCAATATGGCAATGGTTCACACCGCCATTTATAACGCTGTGAATGCGACCGATCGCAGCCACAGCACTTACAAAGTGGAGTTAGAAGCACCAGGGGGAGCATCAATAGAAGCGGCGGCAGCAGCAGCAGCAAACCGAGTATTAACAAGTTTGTATCCTGCACAGAAAGCTAAGTTTGATGCCGCGATCGCATCATCTTTAGCCACAATTCCTAATAAACAGGCCAAAACCGATGGCATTGCCGTCGGCCTCTCCGCCGCCGACCAAATTATTGCTTTAAGAAGTCAAGACGGCACCAGTAAAGCACTCACTTACACGCCGACAAATAATCCTGGCGAGTGGGTACCAACTCCACCTGCTTTTGCCAATTCCCTATTACCTCAATGGCCAGATGTTGATTGTTTTGCAATGACTAGCGGTTCCCAATTTCGACCATCTGGCCCGCCAGCTTTAGATAGTGCTGAGTATGCAGAGGAAGTCAATTTTGTTAAGGAAATAGGCAAAAAAGATAGCTTAACGCGATCGCCAGACCAAACAGCAATTGCTAAATTCTGGGCGGATGGCGCGGGTACTTTTACACCTCCCGGTCATTGGAACCAAATTGCTCAACAATCATCTGTACTAGCAGAAAATTCCCTAGAAGAGAATGCTCGCTTATTCGCATTATTAAATATTGGTCTGGCTGATGCAGGTATTTGTGCGTGGGATGCTAAGTATGAATATATTCTCTGGCGACCATTGACTGCAATCAGGGAAGCAGAGAAAGATGGCAATCCAGCTACACTTACTGATTCACAGTGGGAACCATTACTAACTACTCCCCCTTTTCCTGAGTACACATCTGGGCACAGTACGTTTAGCGGTGCAGCAGATGCGATTTTGAGCTCTTTCTTTGGTGAAGATTTTTGTTTTGTGGATGTGGGAGACCCTTCTGTTAATAGTTTGCGAAAATTTGATAGCTTTGAAAGTGCAGCAGATCAAGCTGGAATGAGTCGCCTTTATGGGGGGATTCATTTTATGAGTGCTAATCGAGATGGTTTGGCGACGGGGAGAGATTTAGGTAACTACGTTGTCCAAAACTTTTTGGTTTGA
- a CDS encoding ABC transporter ATP-binding protein, with protein sequence MKYQASESYSSTLQGELNQKSEKPVIIGLENVTKVYGIGDLEVRALNGVSLIVKQGEYCAIMGASGSGKSTAMNIIGCLDRPSSGSYYLDGVDVAQMPEDDLAGIRNLKLGFVFQQFHLLPQLTALENVMLPMVYASVPPAERKERATVALTRVGLESRLYNKPNQLSGGQQQRVAIARAIVNRPVLLLADEPTGALDSKTTQEVMNIFTELNDSGMTVVMVTHESDVARQTRRIVVFRDGEVIDDDLTPDDLHSAGL encoded by the coding sequence ATGAAATACCAAGCTTCAGAAAGCTACTCTTCAACCCTCCAAGGCGAACTCAACCAAAAATCAGAAAAACCTGTCATTATCGGCTTAGAAAATGTCACTAAAGTCTATGGCATCGGCGATCTAGAAGTTCGTGCTTTAAACGGTGTCAGCTTGATAGTAAAACAAGGGGAATATTGCGCGATTATGGGAGCATCGGGTTCTGGCAAATCTACAGCTATGAATATTATAGGCTGTCTCGATCGCCCCAGCAGTGGTAGTTATTATTTAGACGGCGTGGATGTCGCGCAAATGCCAGAGGATGATTTAGCTGGTATTCGCAATTTAAAACTGGGGTTTGTCTTCCAACAATTTCATCTGTTACCGCAGTTAACAGCATTAGAAAATGTGATGTTACCGATGGTTTACGCCAGCGTTCCCCCAGCGGAAAGAAAAGAACGAGCAACTGTGGCTTTAACGCGGGTGGGTCTAGAAAGTAGGCTGTACAATAAACCCAACCAACTATCAGGAGGACAACAGCAGCGGGTAGCGATCGCGCGTGCTATAGTCAATCGTCCCGTACTATTATTAGCGGATGAACCTACAGGCGCTTTAGATAGCAAAACTACTCAAGAAGTGATGAATATTTTCACGGAACTTAACGATAGTGGGATGACAGTGGTCATGGTAACACACGAGTCAGATGTAGCGCGTCAAACTCGCCGAATTGTCGTATTCCGTGATGGTGAAGTGATTGACGACGATCTGACACCAGATGACCTCCACAGTGCAGGATTATAG
- a CDS encoding HesB/IscA family protein, translated as MIHLNKPAAIEVMRLKSKHPNPNALFRLGVESSGCCGLSYTMAFDETLNPDDLVYESEGIQVAINPEQLKYVNGLTLDYSEDLMGGGFRFHNPNASQNCSCGNSFSLRE; from the coding sequence ATGATTCACTTAAACAAACCAGCAGCTATTGAGGTAATGCGTCTTAAGTCTAAGCATCCCAATCCCAATGCTTTATTTCGGCTTGGGGTGGAATCTAGTGGCTGCTGTGGCTTGTCTTATACAATGGCTTTTGATGAAACCCTTAACCCTGACGATTTGGTGTATGAATCTGAGGGAATCCAAGTAGCGATAAATCCAGAGCAACTTAAGTATGTTAATGGTCTTACTTTGGATTATTCAGAGGATTTGATGGGGGGAGGTTTTAGATTTCATAATCCTAATGCTAGCCAAAATTGTAGTTGTGGTAATTCGTTTAGTCTAAGAGAATAA
- a CDS encoding phosphomannose isomerase type II C-terminal cupin domain, whose translation MVQVQEISQVSTLRTSSSSTGVAATELRPWGSFTTLEEGNGYKIKRIEVKPGHRLSLQMHHHRSEHWIVVSGTAKVTCNDKEEIIFSNQSTYVPQCHSHRLENPGVIPLILIEVQNGEYLGEDDIVRFQDDYARTESKAK comes from the coding sequence ATGGTTCAAGTTCAAGAAATTTCTCAGGTTTCCACTCTACGCACATCTAGTAGCTCGACTGGAGTTGCGGCTACAGAATTAAGACCTTGGGGTTCCTTCACCACTCTGGAAGAAGGAAATGGATATAAGATTAAGCGGATTGAAGTAAAGCCAGGACATCGCCTCAGTCTGCAAATGCACCACCACCGCAGCGAACACTGGATTGTTGTTTCCGGTACTGCTAAAGTCACCTGCAATGATAAAGAAGAAATTATCTTTAGCAATCAGTCTACTTATGTCCCTCAATGTCACTCTCACCGCCTGGAAAATCCCGGCGTGATTCCTCTGATCCTAATTGAGGTACAAAATGGGGAATATTTAGGAGAAGATGACATTGTACGCTTCCAAGACGACTACGCTCGAACAGAATCTAAGGCTAAATAG
- a CDS encoding glycosyltransferase family 4 protein yields the protein MKILILSSTFPYPPGRGGTQVRTFNLLKYLSQQHSITLATLRSHDVTEVEIEQLRHYVQDLAIFPRPQVAVGWGWGGKVQRFSRFLLEGRPPNVISIYSPAMQNWVDEFVAAGKCDAITCEHSVNEIYVRPEWRKRLGTVVNIHSSVYGSCRQILETGTSEKPLRDRLNLPLLARYEKYYCSKFSRIVVTTEEDRQQLQGSGGAGERGSRGALERGSGGAGELLSGGAGEQGSRGAEKGRFPSFFLLPSSSCVPIQVIPNGVDLAKFPYRQVDPGGHRLIFIGAMDNLANIDAVRFLSLDILPALQQRYPDATLTIVGSKPVAEVLALRSQSGITVTGQVPSMAEYLHQATVCVVPMRIGLGIKNKTLEAMAAGTPVVASDRGLEGLAVDGGGSPLGALRGNQLEEYVEAISRLFEDRQLREELSQNARSLIETEYTWEIIGQRYEQVLKDCFTPSTTKLCQ from the coding sequence ATGAAGATTTTGATACTTTCCTCAACTTTTCCTTATCCGCCAGGGCGGGGTGGAACTCAAGTAAGGACGTTTAATTTGTTGAAATATTTGAGTCAGCAACATTCTATCACTCTGGCAACACTGCGATCGCACGACGTGACAGAGGTAGAAATAGAGCAACTGCGCCACTATGTCCAAGACTTAGCGATTTTCCCTCGTCCCCAGGTAGCTGTTGGTTGGGGATGGGGTGGAAAAGTGCAGCGATTTAGTCGGTTTTTACTGGAGGGAAGGCCTCCGAATGTAATATCTATCTATTCTCCAGCAATGCAGAATTGGGTAGATGAATTTGTCGCAGCGGGTAAATGCGATGCGATTACCTGCGAACACAGCGTTAATGAGATTTATGTACGTCCTGAGTGGCGCAAAAGGTTGGGGACGGTAGTAAATATTCATAGTTCAGTTTATGGAAGTTGCCGACAGATACTAGAAACTGGTACTTCCGAGAAACCATTGCGCGATCGCCTCAATCTGCCTTTGCTCGCTCGCTACGAAAAATACTACTGTTCCAAATTCTCCCGCATTGTGGTCACAACTGAGGAAGATCGGCAGCAGTTGCAGGGGAGCGGGGGAGCAGGGGAGCGGGGGAGCAGGGGAGCTCTTGAGCGGGGGAGCGGGGGAGCAGGGGAGCTCTTGAGCGGGGGAGCAGGGGAGCAGGGGAGCAGGGGAGCAGAGAAAGGGAGATTTCCTTCTTTCTTTCTTCTTCCTTCTTCTTCCTGCGTTCCTATTCAAGTTATTCCTAATGGCGTAGATTTGGCAAAATTTCCCTACAGACAAGTAGATCCGGGGGGACATAGATTAATATTTATCGGGGCGATGGATAATTTGGCCAATATTGACGCAGTACGATTTCTGAGTTTAGATATCTTACCAGCCTTGCAGCAGCGTTATCCTGACGCTACCCTGACTATAGTGGGATCAAAACCAGTAGCGGAGGTATTGGCATTGCGATCGCAGTCGGGAATTACAGTAACGGGTCAAGTCCCTTCAATGGCAGAATATTTGCATCAAGCCACAGTTTGTGTAGTGCCGATGCGAATTGGTCTAGGAATTAAAAATAAAACTTTAGAGGCAATGGCAGCGGGAACGCCTGTTGTAGCTAGCGATCGCGGTTTGGAAGGGCTCGCTGTTGACGGCGGTGGATCGCCTTTGGGGGCCTTGCGAGGGAACCAACTTGAAGAGTATGTTGAGGCGATTAGTCGCTTATTTGAAGATCGACAATTGCGGGAGGAGTTATCACAAAATGCGCGATCGCTAATCGAAACCGAATATACCTGGGAAATCATCGGTCAACGCTATGAACAAGTTTTAAAAGATTGCTTCACACCTAGCACCACTAAACTCTGCCAGTAG
- a CDS encoding tetratricopeptide repeat protein, translating into MDDSSIKALLEDLKDADERVRDRATTELWRSWFEQKGAYGMEMLRRSQILLDAGDFSRALDILTKLIADSPDFAEAWNRRAVLYYTQGDYQKSLDDCEEVIKINPIHFGALHGLGLCYAALGNYRKAIVAFRQALEIQPYSLVNQKLILECTARLN; encoded by the coding sequence ATGGACGATTCATCTATCAAAGCATTACTCGAAGACCTGAAAGACGCGGATGAAAGAGTACGCGATCGTGCTACTACAGAACTATGGCGTAGTTGGTTTGAGCAAAAAGGAGCTTACGGGATGGAAATGCTCAGGCGATCGCAGATTCTGCTCGATGCTGGTGACTTTTCTCGTGCCTTAGATATCCTCACAAAACTAATAGCAGATAGTCCTGATTTTGCCGAAGCTTGGAACAGAAGGGCTGTACTTTATTACACTCAAGGCGACTATCAAAAATCCCTAGATGACTGCGAAGAAGTTATCAAAATTAACCCGATTCATTTTGGAGCATTGCACGGTCTTGGTTTATGTTACGCTGCACTAGGAAATTATAGAAAAGCCATCGTTGCTTTTCGCCAAGCTTTGGAAATTCAGCCCTATTCCTTAGTTAATCAAAAATTGATTTTGGAATGTACTGCTCGGCTTAATTAA
- a CDS encoding glycosyltransferase family 2 protein, whose amino-acid sequence MVKISVCIPTYNRVHLLLNAIESVLKQTYTDFELIVCDDGSNDSTPIVMSELNAANIRYIRHSQNIGKSNNMRSGFAAAKGQYFIKFDDDDRLVPDFLVRTSAILDKSPTIDFVSTDHWIIDSNNSRDQIATKLNSQRWGRSELSGGIIDNLLEVVFIKQSLQVGATLFRRNVLQEVGFMRPNLQNCEDNDLLVRLAIAGKKCYYLPEPLMEYRWHSQQQGIHRAIPYLTDKLSYLTSYEFDADKLELVRLKRIAETELVLGLRLIEIGENAKGRQMIFASKSFSTAKAWTGLGLSLLPMELREKGFKILRQLRN is encoded by the coding sequence GTGGTTAAAATTAGTGTTTGCATCCCTACTTACAATCGCGTACATTTACTTTTAAATGCCATTGAAAGTGTCTTAAAGCAGACTTATACAGACTTTGAGTTGATCGTATGCGATGATGGTTCAAATGATAGCACTCCCATCGTTATGTCTGAATTGAATGCTGCTAATATTCGCTATATACGCCACTCTCAAAATATTGGAAAAAGTAACAATATGCGATCGGGGTTTGCAGCAGCAAAAGGTCAATATTTTATCAAATTTGATGATGACGATCGCTTAGTTCCAGACTTTCTAGTCCGGACATCTGCTATTTTAGATAAAAGCCCAACTATTGATTTTGTTAGTACAGATCACTGGATAATTGATAGTAATAATTCTCGCGATCAAATCGCGACTAAACTCAATTCACAGCGATGGGGACGAAGCGAACTTTCGGGGGGAATAATTGATAATTTACTAGAAGTAGTTTTTATTAAACAAAGCCTACAAGTTGGCGCAACTTTATTTCGCCGTAATGTTCTGCAAGAAGTAGGTTTTATGCGCCCCAATCTCCAAAACTGCGAAGACAATGATTTATTAGTCCGCCTTGCTATAGCCGGGAAAAAATGCTATTATTTACCTGAGCCATTAATGGAATATCGCTGGCATTCACAGCAGCAAGGTATTCATCGAGCTATCCCTTATTTAACAGACAAATTGAGTTATTTAACGAGTTATGAGTTTGATGCAGACAAGCTAGAATTAGTTAGACTTAAGCGGATTGCAGAAACAGAATTAGTGTTAGGTTTGCGGTTGATAGAGATTGGTGAAAACGCAAAAGGTCGGCAAATGATTTTTGCCAGCAAGTCATTCTCAACGGCAAAGGCATGGACTGGTTTAGGATTATCACTTTTGCCGATGGAGTTAAGGGAAAAAGGGTTTAAGATTTTGCGGCAATTACGTAATTGA
- a CDS encoding DUF4351 domain-containing protein, translated as MGTRFCTFLADPALLPLAPLTRTDSPLALLEQVAAQVDLIADFAQRREVLACTSILAGLLHQPNVVRQLFREDIMEESLFYQEIIQKGLQKGLQQGLQQGLQQGLQQGLQQGLQQGLQQGQQQQALLQTLRQLSRRVGTLTPSTEQRIRALSFTQLELLSEALLDFSSQADLMNWLNNIN; from the coding sequence GTGGGAACAAGATTCTGCACTTTTTTAGCAGACCCTGCTTTACTACCCTTAGCACCATTAACTCGTACTGACTCACCCTTAGCATTGTTAGAGCAAGTAGCAGCACAAGTGGATTTGATTGCAGACTTCGCACAGCGACGGGAAGTTTTAGCTTGTACCAGTATATTAGCTGGTTTGCTGCATCAACCTAACGTGGTTCGTCAACTATTTCGAGAGGATATTATGGAAGAATCTCTGTTTTACCAAGAAATTATCCAAAAAGGCTTGCAAAAAGGCTTACAACAAGGCTTACAACAAGGCTTACAACAAGGTTTGCAACAAGGCTTGCAACAAGGCTTGCAACAAGGCTTGCAACAAGGTCAACAGCAGCAAGCACTGTTACAGACTTTGCGCCAATTGAGTAGGCGCGTGGGAACCCTTACACCCTCTACGGAACAAAGAATTCGCGCCTTATCATTTACTCAATTAGAGTTATTAAGTGAGGCGCTGTTAGATTTCTCTAGCCAAGCAGATTTAATGAATTGGTTGAATAATATCAACTAG